The Clupea harengus chromosome 5, Ch_v2.0.2, whole genome shotgun sequence genomic sequence TCTGGCCATCATCGGCAGTCTCACATTCCTGGCTGGAAACCGCATGCTGGCCCAGAAAGCAGTGAAAAGGTATCCTCATCCACCACAACCCTGACATCCTAATAGACAAAAACTCGCTGTTATTCTCATACTATTGGCTTATTTCCAGGACAGCATTAGTGCCATTAGTGAGAGGGATGGCTCAATTCAAAGTGAAGTCAAAACGTCTGCAATGGTGGAGTGAAAGCAGAGTTTCCAGTAGTTTTCTTTGAGTGAATAATTAGTTGGAATAGGCCTCCCTCCATCTCATGTCCCATGTGAGATCCACTCGGCCCACTTCAGAGCATGTCATGGGGGGGTCGTCACGACGCAAAGGTCCTTCACCCCGTCTCTAGGGATGTTGGGCAGGCCAGGGCTCATGGGTAAGCGCTTGCCCCatgaaccctctctctcccccgggGCATGTGAAGGGCAGGAAGGTCCTTGTCTGTCAAGAACTGTGGGGGTGATTCCTCACCCCTATTAAGGTGTAATGGGCTCCCAGAATATACAGAAGAGGAGTGTATGTGAAGTTGGGTAGCTGAGTTACACCAGTATGATGGCCTTGCAAAGAGTTTTACCATGTCAAACCACTTCGCTTGTTTCCTGCTCTCTTGATTATGGTCTAGCTCTGGGGTATGTCGAACCTGTGCTCTCTGCAATCTATACATCCCACTTCTTTTCCAGTGTGAAGAGTGAACTAGTTTCACCCTTACTCCCCCTCTGTGCTGTAGCTCTCCTGTCATGGTTGTCTCCTTAAACCACCTATCTgctcctctctttatctctttgtttgtctctattcctctctttctctctttcttcgtcTGTGCTCCTCTTTCAGGATTGCTGCTGAACAAAGTAGTAGGTTGGCAAAGTATAGGAGCCTGCGGTAAAAAGCCTCTCTGCTAGTCTCAAAGCCCAGTCTTCTAGGCTAAAGTAAGGCTTTACTCTgaccgccccgccccgccccaccccacccatgtGCGTCCCTGCATTCCCCCTGACTCCGTGTCAAAGAGCATGGCATGGCTTGTTGTCATTGTTGCGTTCTGATTCAgtggtgtgttaatgtatgtcACGCGTTTCAACATGAATGAAaggctacacccccccccccccccccccccccaagctaCAGAATCCCCTGACCAGTGCGTCCCATCTTCATTATGTTGGTCTATGTTCTGCGCTCTGTTTGCATGGCAACAGCAGGCAGTAGTTGGCACTGGGCCGGATCTGTGCTGGTTCCGGCCCACAGTCAGCTGTGAGCCTAAGAGTATTTTATCATGTAATTTAATGGCAGCTTCGTCTGTGTCACACCATCATACCTTATTGTACCCCCATATAGATGTGAGAAACATGCATGGGAAATAACATGCAGGttattgtgttggtgtgggcCTCAAGTGGACCagaggctcttttttttttttttttttttttttttttactaattaatAAATTTTTCTTACAGCATGAGTACATATTTGTCTATGAATCTGAATAGCCTCAGCATGGcctttttaaagtaacactgtgCAACAGTtcgacactttttgaggtatggttttataggcaactatttttggtaccatcctcaaataattttttcatagcatatggtcatgtgtaggggtgggaatctcttggcacctcacgattcgattccgattcagagatcaacgattcgattctaaaccgattatcgatacTAAACCGATTATTGATactaaaccgattatcaattctaaaccgataaaacgattatcgatgcatctcgatttttagagatttgttttttagtttgctactcagtctcaaatcgcttcctactttgtgtttgataattaaagaaaatcaacagatgaattaccttctctatttttttattagagaaaaagcttttccttgtcacagttatgactttctatgcaataatcgatgcagcttgcatttcaacacaaaacggatgtgtaaaaaaaaatatatatattttttttttttattaaaaaatcgattatgaacttttctgaatcgagacagaatcgttctagagagaatcgagagaaatcgaagaatcgatttttttcccccacccctagtcatgtgaaggacagataaacacttgtctttcccactagccatccaggatatgcactatgtagttttgtttttttcctggctggaacaccttgcaaaaatggaagaaaagctttcacagcatgacattgccagctatactgccaaaagacgccagttagtgtgttggcaagcttctatcagggTCCACTGGGATATTGGTTTTTTTCCCGTaaagtttttgcatgccttttaggtagttaacGTGCTAGTTTttgaacagaactccttattgctgctttaactgatgtgtcttctctctgcatctgTTTTAGACTCGAGGGGAAATAATGAGAAGAAGTTTCTACAGAACACAAGAATCCTACAGTTTGTCAGTGGTTTTGTTTCAATAGTAGATGGAATCAAGACCTCAAGATGTTGGTGAagcactttctctgtctttggtTGAGAGTTAATTCCAGCACATCATTTTCAATTTGGTCCAGTCATCCACACAAATCCAGTCAATCATTTTCCCATTTTCTTTCGTAACTGAATGCACTGTACAGTGAGAAATAGTTGCAGTTTCTTGACAAATGCTTGCGAATACAAATGTGGTTTGGCCATGATGTTCCCACTTAAGCCTGTAATATAATGTCAGTGTATGAATGCAATgttgattttagtttttttattatttgtcacATCAGGGATGGAAATATTGatcttcaaaacaaaacaaaaacttttGAATTGTTAAAAAGGTGTTTAACAATTGGTAAATACCTTTTTGAATGTTTTTGACAAGACATTGTCTGTAATGGATGTGGTGTTACTTCTGAGCGTGTTCATGTGTCAATCTGCTGAATCAGTGGATTGGTGTCTTCTCCATTTTTAGGTCTAATTCTAAAATGAGACCCTTATGCTCAATGTATCCGTTACAAACAGATAGGAGTCAAAACATTCTCCATCAGAAGAGATCCATCTtgtccacacaccacctcatcaCATGCAACACTCAAAATGGCAGACATTGTTTtgtaattaaatgaaataaaaggatGGGGTGGAACATTCTGGAACTCTTGTTTTGATTTTCGTCAAGTTTTATTTGCTCATAGAGAAATGGGTTTGTGTCTACTGGAGTGGACAGTGTCTGTAGTATAAAAACACTTGActataatgtaatatatttatTCAGTGCAATTTTTCATACATTCAACACACATTTCTGAAGTGCATACAAAAGACTATACTGTTCAATCcagagtagagagagatggtCTGTTGATTTCCTGTGTTTAGAGCTGGGAAGAGAATATTTCTTTACGACCAGGCTTCTCTCGACCAATCGTGCCAATCTTTTCCAAAGACCCTCTGGAAAACTGGAAACTGAAAATGCCTGCAAGATGGAAAAGCCTTTGCTACTGATTGAGTTACTATGGAGTTGTATCCTTAAACTTAAGGAATATTTGGGGTTGTACTAATGTGTAAGTGTTGGGCTCAAACACatagaacagagagaagagcgagGTACCTGAGCCTCTGAATATCCTGTTGCTGGCCCCGATAACTCTCCTCCTTCTGGATGGCTGTGAGGTCCTGTTTGAAGGTGTCCTCATAAATGCCTGACtggcgtttctcaaagtgttcAGGTTCCTCTCTGCTTAAAggataaaaaaacagaaacggAGAAAGTAATTTCATCGTCTTGGGTGTCTTGTTGTATAGACATCAAAAGACAAAATTAAAAAGGGAACCTACCCTAGTCTCTTTCCCATGACTGACTTAAGAAACTTTCTGGCCGAGATCTGACCCAACACTTTCCTGTAGCTATTTGTGAAGATGGCATCTGCATGTCTTCCAGATCTTAAAAggaatttgtatttattaaggTGGAGTTGTGAAACACAAAATCATATAAAAGGAACCATTAAAGGACAAGTAGTCAATGCTGAATGGATAATTCTtatatacaatttttttttttacactcacCTAAACACAGCTTCCTCTGTCTGAGAGGAGCTATAATCGTTTTCTGGCAGCTGCAGAGGGTCTTCCAACATAGAGCTCATTGAAATGGATGTAGCTCTGTGTCCAAAACTGCAGGTCAAGGTACACACAAGAACAATGGTGAGTGGTTCTTTgactgtttattattatttcaatgtttttttttgtgttttttttttttttttcacaagcaCTTTGTCAGCCTGGTTTGTTAGAGAATGTTCTATAGATTAAAAGTGAAGATTCCTTCCTGGGTACACATCAGCTTTTCTCTACAGATATAAATATGATAGTTATTTTCAACAGTTAAACTTGAATTCTTTCCTCAGGGGTGGCAGGTTGACGCGCTGATTTTAGTGATAATCACATCTTTCATGAGACAGCCTGAAGGTGTTAGATCCGATCTGGCATCTGATCCGACTGTAGCCTGAGATTTTAGAAATGCTccagaattattttttttttttatggacgCCTTGACCCTACTACACAATGACCTCGTTGACCATTTGACAGCTCAAGTGACCATGGACTGGAGGGATGTTTGAATATCATATTCATAGACATCTCTCACTCCTTTAGCCTCTCATCTGAGGTCAGTCTTTGTCCACAGTCAAACCTCGTCCTTGTGTCTGCCTGCTGTGTAACCAGGCTGTAAGCCACTAGGGTTTTCAGTTTGGGAGTCTTTGTCATCACTCAACCTTGGCTGaagtaaataataaaaaataaaaaaacggaGCTATGCTTCAAGTTTGCAGTATTCACCAAGACAGATTTGCCGTATTCGCCAGCTAACTGAGTAGGTTCGGGTAGAAGCAGCCACCGCAGATGCCTCATACTTGAAACAGCATAGATAACTATAATAATCAGCTATTTCATCTGAATTTGAAGAAAGCGTTCACTCATTGCTATAAAGAGGCTATTTAGACTGTGTTTGCTTGACATATGATTAAAAACTTATAATagatatatataatacaaataataatggCACTTCATTATGGAATAAGATTTGCTAAAAAAAGTTTGAACTTTTACAGTATTATTTTCACATACAATAAATGCATAGACAATAAATCCTAAAAGGAATGCCTCACACACAATATAACATTATATTCACATTACACGCCTTATGATGAATCTGATGAGTATTTTTTTAAGAACacgtagtgtttttttttcttcaaaacatataaacatttaGGTAAAATGTACTATTTCTCTTAGGATTACTATGCCACTAACATAGAAATTAACTCTTGGGTGAAAACAGTAAGACATCCAATGTAAAGGCACTTGAGAAGGCAAAGGCACTTGAATGCATAATGTTGATGTGGCTACCAAATACCTATGGCAGCATTGAATGATTTTGCAGTATCCTGCTATTGTGACTGAAATCAGACATTTTATGATAAATTATGTTTAAAACTCGACAATTCATTGTCCTTCTCATGTGAGGACGATTAACGATTAAAGCGATTAAAGCGACCCACTTACAATTAGACAATTATGAGTGTTACTTCAAAAATAGCATTTTCTGTCAGTATTATATTAGCTactgtgtgtatacattatgAGACAAGATTACGCAATTCAGGTGTCAAAGTAGAACCTTTAATTATGACTTACTTCAGTGATGGATATAGAGGAGAACAAGATACAGGCATCAGCAGACAGCACAGAGCCAGTAGTGCAGTCCTCTCCATCATGGCTGGACAGTGCTGGGGGGAAAACTGGAAAGAAATGACAGGGTTAAAATTACATTACAAAAACTGCTGATCCTAGGTTTCCCACTTGCCTTCTTCTGATATTACTGCAGAGGTTCATGGAATTGCTGTTATGACAACAGATGTAGCCATGAATAGTGTTCTGTAATAGAATTATGaaattgttcatttgtttgtagGCTATTAAATGGTCTCCACTCACATTAGTGCAAATACCTCTAGCATGCCTATACACACCTATTGTAACACGCATAAGTGATTTAATATATGAATTTCTATGATGGTCTCAGAAGAAGGAGTTAGATTCCTGTCCAAGTTGATTAAAAATCTTCTGGCACCACTCTCAGCTTTGATTTATCAAGTAAAATAATGAATCATGTGGCCATGATTGCTACTCAAATAGcagattattattaataataataataataataataataaactttatttgtatagcacctttcatacaaaacaatgcagctcaaagtgcttaaaagCATTTAAGCATTTTTTCTCATAATCTAAAATGTACGAACAATACCTGAGTATCACTGTGGTGTGTCTCCAGCACTCCTGAATGTAAAAATGGGTTGGGATGAGCAGTATCATTCGTGGTCAGTACTTTCGGCACCGCTGGTCATCTTCAGACTCTCCCAGATGATAAGCACAGTTGTGGCCCCAGTTTCCAGGAGTGGAGAAAAATAGTTTTGTGTGGACTCAACCACACCTACACTGACTCTCCTTATAAAACCTGCCTATGAGAAGACTTGTGACATCATGTATACAGTCTAAATATAGAGTACATCCTATAACCAATCTGTTGGAGCTCAGTGAGTGatagcaatctctctctctctctctatctctctctctctctctctctctctctctctctctctcatgcgcaCACAGCAGAATTGAACACATTTTACATATTATACATCTGGTTGTCATGTCTCTACTTTAGGCTTCCAGACCGAAAATCAGTATACGAAATGTAAGTATTAAAATAATATTAACCACACGAAATAAATTGTGTGGATAACTTGTAAAATCAAATACACTGTAAAAGCTTGACCATCAACAGACAGTTGGAACCTTAAAACGTGCACTGCCTTTGTACTCTGAGGGAACCGTTTAGCTGACGGAACGTAGTCAGTTTCAAGGGGTGACCGACGCAGACCGCCGGCTCTTGTTGATGAAGTTAGCGTTGTAGGTAGAGGACGTCGAACATTATATTGATGTAATTTGATGATCTGGTAAATAAACTTAATGTACTTCATGTAATTAGTAACTGTAATGAGCCTTCAACATACGGGTGGCATGTCTCCAGGCCAATGCAGAACAGAACCAAACACAATAATTAGCGAAATCTAAAAAGTAAAAACATATTTACGGTTGTAAATACCACAGACGTGAGCGTTAGCAGCATGACATCTGGAGTGATTAATCTACACAAGTTGTTATCACTACAATGCCTGCCAGCACGCCGTTTTTGCTGCTCTGTGAGTGCATCAGTCAAAGGTAACGTTAAACGAAAAGAAGAATCGTTCAAGACGAAGTTAGCGACTGGCCCAGGCTTTCAAGACTTCATCAAAGATGCATATGCCAGCAACAAATCGAATAACATTATACAGGAAACCGACAACAGGCATGCATATCTCCCCGAGGACACAGCTGATGGAAATTCAAGGAAAGGTTCGTATAGTTTTTGGGTACAGAAGTGCTCGCAAGGTAAATTGATAATCAGAACAATTTGGATACATTTCTCCCAAAAGTTTGGTAGCCGGTTGACGTATATTTACTGCATGAAACAACCGAATCATTTCCATGAAATCCGCTGTATCTTTCTCCTCAGTGTTTTTTGAAACCTATGGCTGTCAGATGAACGTAAATGATACTGAAATTGCTTGGTCAATTCTGCAAAAGAATGGATATCTACGAGCCAAAGAACCCACTGAGGTAATCAAAGTATTAGGCCTATCGAACTGAATATTGAATGAGAATATTGAATTTATGTGCCTTTTTGTGCCTCATTTATTTTCTCAAAGCATTCCTTTGAACTATTTTATTTCAGGCAGATGTAGTGCTCCTAGTCACATGTTCAATCAGGTAAGGATGTTGATGTACACTAATGTTGTCATTATTAACTTCAAGACAGTTTTACTTCACATTTATAAATGCACTTGATCAAGGCATGCTTTGTGCGTAATACTGGGGTCACTTGCCATTGGATGGCTTTGAATTATTTGTTCTATCTGTCTACAGGGAGAAAGCAGAGCAGACCATCTGGAACAGACTTAAACAGCTCACCGCTCTCAAAAAGAAGCGAACAAAAGCTCAGAGCCCCTTGAAGATTGGACTTTTAGGTAAAGCCGTGAAAGCTCAATGCTTTACAAAATGAACTTTGCTCCTGAATGTCATTACTGTACAAGGTTGGCCTCTAAATTAAGTTAATTTGTGATTTTCAAATCAATATGAaaactcggtgtgtgtgtgtgtgtgtgtgtgtgtgtgtgtgtgtgtgtgtgtgtgtgtgtgtgtgtgtgtgtgtgtgtgtgtgtgtgtgtgtttgtttgtatgcacgcacacatttgTGACCCTGTTTTTGTGACACACCAGGGTGCATGGCAGAGCGTCTGA encodes the following:
- the ghrh gene encoding somatoliberin isoform X1 codes for the protein MMERTALLALCCLLMPVSCSPLYPSLNFGHRATSISMSSMLEDPLQLPENDYSSSQTEEAVFRSGRHADAIFTNSYRKVLGQISARKFLKSVMGKRLGREEPEHFEKRQSGIYEDTFKQDLTAIQKEESYRGQQQDIQRLRHFQFPVFQRVFGKDWHDWSREAWS
- the ghrh gene encoding somatoliberin isoform X2; protein product: MMERTALLALCCLLMPVSCSPLYPSLNFGHRATSISMSSMLEDPLQLPENDYSSSQTEEAVFRSGRHADAIFTNSYRKVLGQISARKFLKSVMGKRLGEEPEHFEKRQSGIYEDTFKQDLTAIQKEESYRGQQQDIQRLRHFQFPVFQRVFGKDWHDWSREAWS